One region of Dehalococcoidia bacterium genomic DNA includes:
- a CDS encoding ferredoxin-thioredoxin reductase catalytic domain-containing protein, which translates to MSTDDTITPEEIENYYLRCKKDAESGGYHINPDADFARGLVNGLLVNQARYGYQSCPCRLASGNKDEDLDIICPCDYRDQDVVEYGACYCALYVSQDVLDGKQESRSIPERRPPRSLRHKNAASASQGPLQVPLPVWRCKVCGYLCARDGPPEICPICKAKKERFERFL; encoded by the coding sequence GTGAGTACGGATGATACCATCACCCCCGAAGAGATCGAAAATTATTACCTGAGGTGTAAGAAAGATGCAGAGTCGGGCGGGTATCATATAAATCCGGATGCCGACTTTGCCCGCGGCCTGGTCAACGGCCTGCTGGTCAACCAGGCGCGTTATGGCTATCAGTCATGTCCCTGCCGCCTTGCCAGCGGTAATAAGGATGAAGACCTGGATATCATATGTCCCTGCGATTACAGGGATCAGGATGTGGTCGAATACGGGGCCTGCTACTGTGCCCTGTACGTATCTCAAGACGTACTGGATGGTAAGCAGGAATCGAGATCCATACCCGAGAGAAGACCACCACGTTCGCTTCGCCACAAAAATGCAGCTTCAGCTTCACAGGGGCCTTTGCAAGTGCCTCTGCCAGTCTGGCGCTGTAAAGTTTGCGGATATCTCTGTGCCCGCGACGGTCCTCCCGAGATATGTCCGATCTGTAAAGCTAAAAAAGAAAGGTTCGAACGGTTCCTGTAG
- a CDS encoding SGNH/GDSL hydrolase family protein — MNDLTKKYELHRLAWLQRQGSVYFPFWDMVFKYPPLACFNSLVKLKARLFNTCIIHTIGDSHVKPFIYRCPFLVHHISQATAHNLIKEGSFTRSSEYLALFLQRVNKQRDVVFLVFGEIDARVHIYLQYGKSGKTISIDTLIDNTVARYCAAIQRIKDDGYAVCIHGIPPAASKEFITALPFAGNARERSEISRIFNEKLRSFCESIDVPYVDIQSIASDRKGFIKKYYLADEVHCNSRIVPFTRKTIATSFSGIKKIG; from the coding sequence ATGAATGATCTGACAAAGAAATATGAACTGCACAGGCTTGCCTGGCTGCAAAGACAGGGCTCCGTCTATTTCCCTTTCTGGGATATGGTCTTTAAGTACCCCCCGCTGGCCTGCTTTAACTCACTGGTGAAGCTGAAGGCAAGGTTATTCAATACCTGCATCATACATACCATAGGGGACAGCCATGTCAAGCCCTTCATCTATCGCTGTCCCTTTCTGGTGCATCATATATCACAGGCCACGGCACATAACCTGATAAAGGAGGGAAGCTTCACCAGGTCGTCGGAGTACCTGGCGCTGTTTCTCCAAAGGGTGAATAAGCAACGGGACGTCGTCTTTCTGGTTTTCGGGGAGATCGATGCCAGGGTCCATATTTATTTACAGTACGGCAAGAGCGGCAAAACCATCAGTATCGATACATTGATCGACAACACCGTCGCCAGGTATTGCGCGGCCATACAGCGTATAAAGGACGACGGTTACGCCGTCTGTATACACGGCATTCCGCCGGCAGCCAGCAAGGAGTTCATCACCGCCCTGCCCTTTGCGGGCAACGCCAGGGAGCGTAGCGAGATATCCAGGATATTCAACGAGAAACTCAGGTCCTTCTGTGAGAGCATCGATGTGCCGTACGTGGATATCCAATCGATCGCATCGGATCGCAAAGGCTTTATCAAGAAGTATTATCTGGCAGATGAGGTACACTGCAACAGCAGGATAGTGCCATTCACCCGTAAAACGATTGCAACATCTTTCAGTGGAATAAAAAAGATAGGTTAA
- a CDS encoding 4-hydroxyphenylacetate 3-hydroxylase N-terminal domain-containing protein, with product MTTGSKPGTKTLSTKKQFIDRLGKMRRNVYFDGHLIDRTDELQMNTINIIGSTYDFAQDPRFQDLVLAKSHITGNTINRFTHVHQSKEDLHKKQDMTRALCQQVGGCIQRCMGIDGTNACNAISFEADKHNKGATEYHKNFLKWLESFQTKDLVGCCAQTDVKGDRMKRPSQQQDPDLYLHIVERKSDGIVVSGCKVHNSEASTADEIVVVPTRSLLPEEKDWAVAFAIPADWEGIKQVVTIHNLRERKHYKKGVMQGATDSYTIFDKAFIPWERVFVAGETIHGAVGALLFALFHRHSYSGCKPAIGDLMLGTVALAAEYNGIAKAGHVREKLAELIMVSELGYAAGFTASELGRPEVYIPGMGFMPYGPGSFIPNSIYANVGRCLTGEAVYREAEILCDVAGGIPATFPHEGDFLNPETRELLEKYTMRNPDIKVDDAIKLWMHVGDMLCSATGGIAQVGGFHGGGSPVMEQIAITTQYDIEACKNMAKRIAGIES from the coding sequence ATGACGACAGGCAGCAAACCAGGAACGAAAACCCTCAGTACCAAGAAGCAGTTCATCGACAGGCTTGGCAAGATGCGCCGCAATGTGTATTTCGACGGCCATCTGATCGACCGCACCGATGAGTTGCAGATGAACACTATCAACATTATCGGGTCGACCTACGATTTCGCCCAGGATCCCAGGTTTCAGGACCTTGTCCTTGCCAAGAGCCACATAACGGGCAACACCATCAACCGCTTTACCCACGTCCACCAGAGCAAGGAGGACCTGCACAAGAAGCAGGACATGACCCGCGCCCTCTGCCAGCAGGTAGGCGGCTGCATACAGCGCTGCATGGGTATCGATGGCACCAATGCATGTAATGCCATATCATTTGAGGCCGACAAGCATAACAAAGGCGCGACCGAGTACCATAAGAATTTCCTTAAATGGCTGGAGAGCTTCCAGACCAAAGACCTGGTCGGTTGCTGCGCACAAACAGACGTCAAGGGCGACCGAATGAAGAGGCCCAGCCAGCAGCAGGACCCGGACTTGTACCTGCATATCGTGGAGCGCAAGAGCGACGGCATCGTAGTGAGCGGCTGCAAGGTACATAACTCCGAGGCTTCGACTGCCGACGAGATCGTTGTCGTGCCCACACGCTCTCTGCTGCCCGAAGAGAAGGACTGGGCGGTGGCCTTTGCCATACCCGCCGACTGGGAGGGCATCAAGCAGGTCGTAACCATCCACAACCTCAGGGAGCGCAAGCATTACAAAAAGGGAGTTATGCAGGGTGCTACCGACTCTTATACTATCTTCGACAAGGCATTTATACCATGGGAGAGAGTATTCGTGGCGGGCGAGACCATTCACGGTGCTGTGGGCGCGCTGCTTTTCGCCCTCTTCCATCGCCACAGCTACTCGGGCTGCAAGCCCGCCATCGGAGACCTGATGCTGGGGACAGTGGCACTGGCCGCTGAGTATAACGGTATTGCCAAGGCCGGACATGTCCGGGAGAAGCTGGCAGAGCTGATCATGGTGTCCGAACTCGGATACGCGGCTGGATTCACTGCCTCGGAGTTGGGCCGACCGGAGGTCTATATACCGGGTATGGGCTTCATGCCCTACGGCCCGGGAAGCTTCATCCCCAACTCGATATACGCCAATGTAGGACGCTGCCTGACCGGTGAGGCGGTCTACCGCGAGGCGGAGATACTCTGTGACGTGGCAGGCGGAATCCCGGCCACCTTCCCGCACGAGGGAGATTTCCTCAATCCCGAGACCAGGGAGCTGCTGGAGAAATACACCATGCGCAATCCGGACATAAAAGTCGATGACGCCATCAAGCTCTGGATGCATGTGGGAGATATGCTCTGCTCGGCCACCGGCGGCATAGCGCAGGTAGGCGGTTTCCATGGAGGCGGGTCACCCGTTATGGAACAGATCGCCATCACCACGCAATACGATATCGAAGCCTGTAAGAACATGGCCAAGAGGATAGCCGGAATAGAGAGCTAA
- a CDS encoding TetR/AcrR family transcriptional regulator, which yields MRKVRTFSHDTELVKQRRSHIVKVATELIARRGYNNISTRELATALGMSTGGLYHYIGSKQDILYLIINFASDLTGQALGRFDERMQNERPSLQLTKSIEVYLDIVETYRDFHNFVNHIMLSLTVSERRIIYEAESMVVEYFENLIQRGIELGEFSTDDARLVAHNIVAMANAWANRGWYLKNYYTLESYTREQVKLVLTQLEKSKTAEIIN from the coding sequence ATGAGGAAGGTACGTACATTCAGCCATGACACTGAGCTGGTGAAGCAAAGGCGCAGCCATATCGTCAAGGTGGCCACCGAGCTGATCGCCAGAAGGGGTTATAACAACATCAGTACCCGCGAGCTGGCGACGGCATTGGGGATGAGCACCGGCGGCCTTTATCACTACATCGGGTCAAAGCAGGATATCCTGTATTTGATTATTAATTTTGCCTCCGACCTCACCGGCCAGGCGCTGGGACGTTTTGACGAAAGGATGCAGAACGAAAGGCCCTCTTTGCAGCTAACAAAGTCCATAGAAGTTTACCTGGATATTGTTGAGACATATCGCGACTTCCACAACTTCGTCAACCACATCATGCTTTCATTGACAGTGAGTGAAAGGCGCATAATCTACGAGGCCGAGTCCATGGTTGTGGAGTATTTTGAAAACCTGATACAGCGCGGAATCGAGCTGGGTGAGTTTTCCACCGACGATGCCAGGCTGGTAGCGCATAATATCGTGGCCATGGCCAACGCCTGGGCCAACCGCGGATGGTACCTGAAAAACTATTATACTCTTGAGAGTTATACCAGAGAACAGGTTAAACTGGTGCTCACACAGCTCGAAAAATCAAAAACTGCAGAAATAATTAATTAA
- a CDS encoding CoA-acylating methylmalonate-semialdehyde dehydrogenase produces the protein MKGKMDILNYIGGKWLPSKSADMQDVINPATGEVLGQVRLSTAEEVKNTVDAAAGALPSWRRTPATERVQHLFKLKNLLEDHFEDLSRMITMECGKTLEEARGETRRLIENVESACGIPQLMQGYNSEDIARGIDESMIRQPVGVCAVIAPFNFPGMVPFWFLPYAVACGNTYVVKPSEKVPCTLQKIFGLIEQAGFPPGVLNLVNGAKEVVDGLLDNPAVRAVSFVGSTPVAQYVYSRATAAGKRAQCQGGAKNPLVIMPDADIDMAARITADSAFGCAGQRCLAGSLVITVGEAKGPFTKAIAEAAEMRVVGYGLDEKVQMGPVITQQSKARIEHFIGQGEKEGARVLTDGRGTVIKGYEHGSFVRPTVLDGLPPKGEVATTEIFGPVLGLIHVESLDQAIELVNDSRYGNMACIFTGSGAAARKFRYEAEVGNMGINIGIAAPMAFFPFSGWKDSFFGDLHGQSLDALEFFTQKKVVAERWPKEWTRKF, from the coding sequence ATGAAGGGTAAGATGGATATTCTGAATTACATCGGGGGCAAATGGCTGCCGTCCAAGTCAGCCGATATGCAGGACGTAATAAATCCGGCTACCGGAGAAGTACTGGGACAGGTACGTCTCTCCACCGCTGAAGAGGTTAAGAACACAGTGGATGCGGCTGCCGGGGCTTTGCCTTCCTGGCGCAGAACTCCGGCAACGGAGCGTGTGCAGCACCTCTTCAAGTTGAAGAATCTGCTGGAAGATCATTTTGAGGACCTCTCGCGTATGATAACTATGGAGTGCGGTAAAACTCTGGAAGAGGCGAGAGGTGAAACACGCCGCTTGATTGAGAACGTCGAATCGGCCTGCGGCATTCCTCAGTTGATGCAGGGTTACAACTCGGAAGATATAGCGCGGGGGATCGACGAGAGCATGATCAGACAGCCTGTGGGCGTGTGCGCGGTGATCGCCCCGTTTAATTTTCCCGGCATGGTGCCCTTCTGGTTTTTACCATACGCGGTTGCCTGCGGCAATACTTATGTAGTCAAGCCGTCTGAGAAGGTGCCCTGTACTTTGCAAAAGATATTCGGCCTGATAGAGCAGGCCGGATTCCCACCGGGTGTGCTCAATCTCGTTAATGGGGCCAAGGAAGTGGTGGATGGTCTGCTGGATAATCCAGCCGTCCGTGCTGTGAGTTTTGTGGGCTCAACGCCCGTTGCCCAATATGTATACAGCCGCGCCACGGCCGCCGGCAAGAGGGCACAGTGCCAGGGTGGCGCCAAGAACCCCCTGGTTATCATGCCCGATGCAGATATAGATATGGCGGCGCGCATAACGGCCGATAGTGCATTCGGATGTGCCGGCCAGCGCTGTCTGGCTGGATCGCTGGTTATAACTGTGGGAGAGGCGAAAGGCCCTTTCACAAAGGCGATTGCAGAGGCGGCCGAGATGAGGGTGGTCGGGTACGGCCTGGATGAAAAGGTGCAGATGGGGCCGGTGATTACGCAGCAGAGCAAGGCCAGGATCGAACACTTTATCGGGCAGGGCGAAAAAGAAGGTGCGCGCGTGCTAACCGACGGCAGGGGAACGGTTATCAAAGGCTATGAGCACGGCAGCTTTGTGCGTCCCACGGTTCTTGACGGCCTGCCGCCCAAAGGCGAGGTGGCCACTACCGAGATATTCGGACCGGTGCTGGGATTGATACACGTTGAGAGCCTCGACCAGGCGATAGAGCTTGTCAACGACAGCCGCTACGGGAATATGGCATGTATATTTACAGGCAGCGGCGCAGCGGCCCGGAAATTCCGCTACGAGGCCGAGGTCGGCAATATGGGCATCAATATCGGCATAGCAGCGCCCATGGCCTTTTTCCCGTTCAGCGGGTGGAAGGACAGTTTCTTTGGCGATCTGCATGGACAGAGCCTGGATGCCCTGGAATTTTTCACACAGAAAAAGGTTGTTGCCGAACGCTGGCCGAAGGAATGGACGCGCAAATTTTAA
- a CDS encoding thiamine pyrophosphate-dependent enzyme — translation MIYDQIGAARQERVAAIVKHGSLDATLAGPGYPRRHDLTLSEAVVLGLLRQDVRTYFAVFGHGSTDVAEVLRVYQHAGLVRVLNVRNEIEASHAAAALRWATGKKAAVITSIGPGALQAMAASLVPSSDGLGVWYLFGDETTEDEGFNMQQIPKYEQGLFLRLCSTMGHAYTLHTPLAVSTALRRGQAVVDHPYRAGPFFLLLPMNTQAAMLRQFVLNELPQKISITIGAAEGDFSSAAQRLREAKRVVVRAGGGARGAGGEVGELLELCDAVAVVSPLASGVVPYNNPRNMTVGGSKGTLCGNYAMENADLLLAVGTRFVCQSDCSRTAYLRVKQVININADIEAAVNYNSDEQSGGSLALIGDIRLTLQRLLKELRNGPPKTKGEPSEWLSFCSARRVEWDKFKQERYQHPLLYDNVWKREVLTQPAVIKTADDWARNKKDVIKFFDAGDVQANGFQIVEDEEPGLTLTDTGASYMGFAVSALLSTAAADKKFFGLAFSGDGSFTMNPQILIDGVQHGARGCILLLDNRRMAAITGLQVAQYGHEFATSDSVEVDYLKWASSVKGVRAIDGGSSPDGLRAALDKAYAYDGLSLIHVPVYFGDDELGGMGVYGRWNVGNWCEGTQALRHDIGL, via the coding sequence GTGATTTATGATCAGATAGGCGCGGCGCGACAGGAGCGTGTGGCCGCTATAGTCAAACATGGCAGCCTGGACGCCACACTTGCCGGCCCCGGCTACCCGCGCCGTCATGACCTGACTCTGTCCGAGGCGGTCGTGCTGGGGCTGTTAAGGCAGGACGTGCGCACGTATTTCGCTGTGTTCGGCCACGGCAGCACGGACGTCGCCGAGGTGCTGCGCGTATATCAACATGCCGGACTGGTCAGGGTGCTCAACGTCCGTAACGAGATCGAGGCGTCGCACGCTGCGGCAGCACTGCGCTGGGCCACCGGAAAAAAAGCTGCGGTCATAACATCCATCGGCCCCGGCGCTCTTCAAGCCATGGCCGCCTCGCTCGTTCCGTCATCCGACGGCCTTGGGGTCTGGTACCTGTTCGGTGATGAGACAACCGAGGACGAAGGCTTCAACATGCAACAGATACCCAAGTACGAGCAGGGCCTTTTCCTGCGGCTATGTTCCACCATGGGCCATGCCTATACCCTGCATACACCGCTGGCGGTTTCCACCGCGCTCAGGCGTGGTCAGGCCGTTGTCGATCATCCTTATCGCGCAGGCCCGTTCTTTTTACTGCTGCCCATGAACACACAGGCTGCAATGCTCAGGCAGTTCGTGCTCAACGAGCTGCCCCAGAAGATATCCATCACGATAGGAGCCGCAGAAGGAGACTTCTCGTCCGCTGCACAAAGGTTAAGGGAAGCAAAGCGCGTGGTTGTACGCGCTGGAGGGGGCGCACGCGGCGCCGGGGGGGAAGTCGGCGAACTTCTGGAGCTTTGCGACGCCGTAGCTGTGGTTTCTCCCCTCGCCAGCGGTGTGGTACCTTACAATAATCCCCGCAATATGACCGTGGGAGGCTCCAAGGGCACATTATGCGGCAACTATGCGATGGAGAACGCTGACCTGCTGCTGGCCGTCGGGACGCGCTTCGTGTGCCAGTCGGACTGCTCGCGCACCGCTTATTTGCGCGTAAAACAGGTCATTAATATCAACGCTGATATAGAGGCTGCCGTCAACTACAACAGCGACGAGCAATCCGGCGGCTCCCTCGCCCTGATCGGCGATATACGCCTAACGCTGCAAAGGTTGTTAAAGGAGCTGCGTAATGGCCCGCCGAAAACGAAGGGCGAACCGTCGGAGTGGTTGAGCTTCTGCAGCGCCAGGCGTGTCGAATGGGATAAATTCAAGCAGGAGCGCTATCAACATCCGCTGCTTTACGACAACGTCTGGAAGAGAGAGGTGCTTACGCAGCCGGCCGTTATCAAAACGGCGGACGACTGGGCAAGAAACAAGAAAGACGTTATCAAGTTTTTCGATGCCGGCGACGTACAGGCCAACGGCTTCCAGATCGTTGAAGACGAGGAGCCCGGACTTACTCTGACGGATACGGGCGCCAGCTATATGGGGTTCGCCGTATCCGCCCTGCTTTCCACTGCTGCGGCAGACAAGAAATTTTTCGGCCTTGCTTTTTCGGGTGACGGCTCTTTTACCATGAACCCGCAGATACTGATCGACGGAGTCCAGCATGGCGCGCGCGGCTGTATCCTGCTACTGGACAACCGCAGGATGGCGGCCATCACCGGCTTGCAGGTCGCGCAATACGGCCATGAGTTCGCCACCAGCGATTCGGTCGAAGTGGACTACCTGAAATGGGCGTCGTCTGTTAAAGGTGTCCGCGCGATTGATGGAGGTTCTTCACCGGATGGACTGCGGGCCGCTCTGGACAAAGCGTATGCCTATGACGGGTTATCTCTGATACACGTGCCCGTTTACTTCGGTGATGATGAGCTGGGCGGTATGGGTGTTTACGGCCGATGGAATGTGGGGAACTGGTGTGAAGGCACGCAGGCACTGCGGCATGATATCGGATTGTAA